A genome region from Candidatus Methylomirabilota bacterium includes the following:
- a CDS encoding endonuclease domain-containing protein, which translates to MRGQVHEHLRRYARRLRRDQTDAERSLWSRLRDRGLVGARFRRQHPIGPFISDFCCTEARLVIELDGGQHALRLREDQARTKYLESQGYVVLRFWDNEALTNTEGVLDRIVEALGVKGSPPSPSLPSPCPLPKGERGSRGRA; encoded by the coding sequence GTGAGGGGGCAGGTTCACGAGCATCTGCGTCGTTACGCGCGTCGACTTCGACGCGACCAGACGGATGCGGAGAGGAGCTTGTGGTCGCGACTTCGGGATCGCGGACTCGTCGGCGCAAGATTTCGGCGCCAGCATCCCATCGGCCCCTTCATCTCAGACTTTTGCTGCACCGAAGCCAGGCTGGTCATTGAGCTCGACGGCGGCCAGCACGCGCTGCGGCTGCGTGAAGATCAGGCACGCACGAAGTACCTCGAGTCCCAGGGGTACGTCGTCCTCCGCTTCTGGGACAACGAGGCCCTGACGAATACGGAAGGAGTACTTGACCGCATCGTTGAGGCGCTCGGCGTCAAAGGATCTCCCCCCTCGCCTTCTCTCCCCTCACCCTGCCCTCTCCCCAAAGGGGAGAGGGGTTCGAGAGGGCGCGCATGA